Proteins from a genomic interval of Cupriavidus sp. WKF15:
- a CDS encoding bifunctional 4-hydroxy-2-oxoglutarate aldolase/2-dehydro-3-deoxy-phosphogluconate aldolase, whose translation MQVQTSPLLARLANVPVIPVLEFGSVDEALHVSEALVAGGLPLLEITLRTPVAMDAMRAVAAKVPGACVGAGTVLTVEQLHAVRDAGAQFAVSPGLTPALAAGAQDAGISLLPGVATASEAMAALEAGFTFLKFFPAQAAGGVPMLKSLYGPLSQLRFCPTGGIDATLAPTYLALPNVVCVGGSWVVPKDAVAAGDWGRIRKLAEEAAALRRG comes from the coding sequence ATGCAAGTTCAAACTTCCCCGCTGCTCGCGCGACTGGCCAATGTGCCGGTCATTCCTGTCCTGGAGTTCGGTTCCGTCGACGAGGCCCTGCATGTCAGCGAAGCGCTGGTGGCCGGTGGCCTGCCGCTGCTGGAAATCACGCTGCGCACGCCGGTGGCGATGGACGCGATGCGCGCCGTGGCCGCGAAGGTTCCGGGCGCTTGCGTGGGCGCCGGCACGGTGCTGACCGTGGAGCAGCTCCATGCCGTGCGCGACGCCGGCGCTCAGTTTGCCGTATCGCCGGGGCTGACGCCCGCGCTGGCCGCAGGTGCGCAGGATGCCGGCATCTCGCTGCTGCCGGGCGTGGCGACGGCCAGCGAGGCCATGGCGGCGCTGGAGGCCGGCTTCACTTTCCTGAAGTTCTTCCCGGCGCAGGCCGCGGGGGGCGTGCCGATGCTCAAGTCGCTGTACGGGCCGCTGTCGCAGTTGCGTTTCTGCCCGACCGGCGGGATTGACGCCACGCTGGCGCCGACCTACCTTGCCTTGCCGAACGTGGTGTGCGTAGGCGGTTCCTGGGTCGTGCCCAAGGACGCCGTCGCCGCCGGCGACTGGGGCCGCATCCGCAAGCTGGCCGAAGAGGCTGCGGCACTGCGGCGGGGCTGA
- a CDS encoding phosphatidate cytidylyltransferase — MSSIQVIHETRVLFGGVLCVLLLASLVTALLRRRVAGGAPHAVIDNLAARVSAWWWMVAILGIAFAMGRTAIIVLFCLLSFYALREFITITTTRRGDHRAIVAAFFVFLPCQYLLVYISWYGLFSIFIPVYAFLILPILSALSSETTRFLERCAGVQWAVMICVFCISHVPALLTLPIPGYEDRNLLLIAFLVIVVQGSDVLQYVWGKLLGKRKIAPLLSPSKTVEGFVGGVASATALGASLWWITPYGSPWKAGAIALVIALMGFLGGLVMSAIKRDRGIKDWGHMIEGHGGMLDRLDSVVFAAPVFFHLTRYWWVP; from the coding sequence ATGTCTAGTATCCAGGTTATCCACGAAACCCGCGTGCTGTTTGGCGGCGTGCTGTGCGTGCTGTTGCTGGCCTCGCTCGTGACCGCGCTGCTGCGCCGGCGCGTGGCGGGCGGCGCGCCCCACGCGGTTATCGACAACCTCGCGGCCCGGGTGTCGGCATGGTGGTGGATGGTGGCCATCCTCGGCATTGCCTTCGCCATGGGGCGCACGGCGATCATCGTCCTGTTCTGCCTGCTTTCGTTCTACGCGCTGCGAGAGTTCATTACGATCACCACGACCCGGCGCGGCGACCATCGCGCCATCGTGGCCGCATTCTTCGTCTTCCTGCCGTGCCAGTACCTGCTCGTCTACATCAGCTGGTACGGGCTGTTCTCGATCTTCATCCCGGTCTATGCGTTCCTGATCCTGCCGATCCTCTCGGCGCTGTCTTCGGAAACCACGCGCTTTCTCGAACGCTGCGCGGGCGTGCAGTGGGCGGTGATGATCTGCGTGTTCTGCATCTCGCACGTCCCGGCGCTGCTCACGCTGCCGATTCCGGGCTACGAGGATCGCAACCTGCTGCTGATCGCATTCCTGGTGATCGTCGTGCAGGGCAGCGACGTGCTCCAGTATGTATGGGGCAAGCTGCTCGGCAAGCGCAAGATCGCGCCGTTGCTGTCGCCGTCGAAGACGGTCGAGGGCTTTGTGGGCGGCGTCGCCAGCGCGACGGCGCTGGGGGCATCGCTTTGGTGGATCACGCCTTACGGTTCACCCTGGAAGGCCGGTGCGATCGCGCTGGTCATCGCCCTGATGGGGTTCCTGGGCGGCCTGGTCATGTCGGCGATCAAGCGCGACCGCGGCATCAAGGACTGGGGCCACATGATCGAGGGCCACGGCGGCATGCTGGACCGCCTGGACTCGGTGGTATTCGCCGCCCCGGTTTTCTTTCATCTCACGCGCTACTGGTGGGTGCCCTGA
- a CDS encoding D-aminoacylase, whose amino-acid sequence MPHLFDTLIRCVTLLDGSGAAARMADVALRDGLIARIDEAGAIDPDSAAHVVEGHGLVLSPGFIDVHTHDDTNVVRQPEMTPKLSQGVTTVIVGNCGISAAPVTLSGDPPDPMNLLGHADAFRYPDFRSYVEAVDAAQPAVNVAALVGHTALRSNQMDRLDRAATPEEIAAMRAQLEEALQHGALGLSTGLAYANAFCAPTEEVLALAEPLANAGALYATHLRSEFAEILDAMDEAFRIGRHARVPVVISHLKCAGVPNWGRSTEVLDALDGAQRWQPVGCDCYPYTASSSTLDLKQVTGDFDIMVTWSEGAPEMGGRLLAEIAAEWQVDLHEAARRLMPAGAVYHCMEDADVDRILSHPATVVGSDGLPNDPLPHPRLWGAFPRVLGHYARDRELFPLAVAVNKMTGMSAERFGLAGRGFVREGYCADLVLFDANTIRDAASFTDPMQPAEGIAAVWVNGELSWQQRQPTGVRAGRFLPRGARPAA is encoded by the coding sequence ATGCCACACCTGTTCGATACCCTGATCCGCTGCGTGACGCTGCTCGACGGCTCGGGCGCCGCGGCCCGCATGGCCGACGTGGCGCTGCGCGATGGCCTGATTGCGCGCATCGACGAAGCCGGCGCCATCGATCCCGACTCCGCCGCCCACGTGGTGGAAGGCCACGGCCTGGTGTTGTCGCCTGGCTTCATCGACGTGCATACGCACGACGACACCAACGTGGTCCGCCAACCTGAAATGACGCCCAAGCTCTCGCAAGGCGTCACTACCGTGATCGTCGGCAACTGCGGCATCAGCGCGGCGCCCGTCACGCTGTCGGGCGATCCGCCCGACCCGATGAACCTGCTCGGGCATGCGGATGCCTTCCGCTACCCGGACTTCCGCTCGTATGTGGAAGCCGTCGACGCCGCACAGCCGGCCGTCAACGTCGCGGCACTGGTCGGCCATACCGCGCTGCGCAGCAACCAGATGGACCGCCTGGACCGCGCCGCCACGCCGGAGGAGATCGCCGCCATGCGCGCGCAACTCGAAGAGGCGCTGCAGCATGGCGCGCTGGGGCTCTCAACCGGCCTCGCCTATGCCAACGCTTTTTGCGCCCCGACTGAAGAAGTACTGGCCCTGGCCGAGCCGCTCGCCAATGCCGGGGCGCTCTACGCCACGCACCTGCGCAGCGAGTTCGCCGAGATCCTCGACGCGATGGACGAAGCGTTCCGCATTGGCCGCCACGCGCGCGTGCCCGTGGTGATCTCGCACCTGAAATGCGCCGGCGTGCCCAACTGGGGCCGCAGCACCGAAGTGCTCGATGCGCTCGATGGCGCGCAGCGCTGGCAGCCCGTCGGCTGCGACTGCTATCCCTACACCGCCAGTTCGTCGACGCTGGACCTCAAGCAGGTCACCGGAGACTTCGACATCATGGTGACCTGGTCCGAAGGCGCGCCCGAGATGGGCGGCCGCCTGCTGGCCGAGATCGCGGCCGAATGGCAGGTCGACCTGCATGAGGCCGCGCGCCGCCTGATGCCGGCCGGGGCCGTCTACCACTGCATGGAAGACGCCGACGTCGACCGCATCCTGAGCCACCCGGCCACCGTAGTGGGTTCGGACGGCCTGCCCAACGATCCGCTGCCGCATCCGCGCCTGTGGGGCGCGTTTCCGCGCGTGCTCGGCCACTATGCGCGCGATCGCGAGCTGTTCCCGCTCGCCGTCGCCGTCAACAAGATGACCGGCATGTCGGCCGAGCGCTTCGGCCTGGCCGGCCGCGGCTTCGTGCGTGAAGGCTATTGCGCCGACCTGGTGCTGTTCGACGCCAACACCATCCGTGACGCGGCCAGCTTTACCGATCCGATGCAACCGGCCGAAGGCATTGCCGCGGTCTGGGTCAACGGCGAGCTGTCCTGGCAGCAGCGCCAGCCCACCGGCGTGCGCGCCGGCCGGTTCCTGCCGCGCGGCGCCCGCCCCGCGGCCTGA
- a CDS encoding RidA family protein, with product MDIKRFGVEGGTGQGGQHMPFARAVAADGWLYVSGQVPMVNGELVDGGIVVQTHQAIKNVLAILAEAGYGPEHVVRCGVWLDDARDFASFNKIFKEYFGANPPARACVQSSMVVDCKVEVDCIAYKRPAA from the coding sequence ATGGATATCAAGCGATTCGGCGTAGAAGGCGGCACCGGCCAGGGCGGCCAGCACATGCCGTTTGCCCGCGCGGTGGCGGCCGACGGCTGGCTCTACGTTTCCGGCCAGGTGCCGATGGTCAACGGCGAACTGGTCGACGGCGGCATCGTCGTGCAGACCCACCAGGCCATCAAGAACGTGCTGGCCATCCTGGCCGAGGCCGGCTACGGTCCCGAGCACGTGGTGCGCTGCGGCGTCTGGCTGGACGATGCGCGCGACTTCGCCTCGTTCAACAAGATCTTCAAGGAATACTTCGGCGCCAACCCGCCCGCCCGTGCCTGCGTGCAGTCCAGCATGGTGGTGGACTGCAAGGTCGAAGTGGACTGCATTGCCTACAAGAGGCCGGCGGCCTGA
- a CDS encoding GntP family permease has product MGAVTGTTLLVYALIAVIALVVLIARFKLNPFITLVVVSVLLGFAVGMPMGDIIKSFEAGVGGTLGHIALVIGLGTMLGKMMAESGGAERIATTLIDFFGEKNVHWAMVTIAFIVGLPVFFEVGFVLLIPIAFNVAKRTGTSMVLVGIPMVAGLSVVHGLIPPHPAALLAVTAYGADIGKTIMYALIVGIPTAAIAGPLFAKLMDRYVKLPDVNPLATQFTEEDEGVKASHQLPGFGITVFTILLPVILMLIGSWADLFTTPKTFANDFLKLIGNSVIALLIAALVSFYTFGKARGFNREAILKFTNECVAPTAIITLVVGAGGGFGRILRDSGVSNAIVDVATNAHVSVLLLGWLVAVMIRIATGSATVAMTTAAGIVAPIAANVPGTRPELLVLTTGAGSLILSHVNDGGFWLVKEYFNMTVTQTFKTWSVCETLISVVALLLTLALATVV; this is encoded by the coding sequence ATGGGTGCCGTCACCGGAACCACACTGTTGGTGTACGCGCTGATCGCCGTGATCGCCCTGGTCGTGCTGATCGCGCGCTTCAAGCTCAACCCCTTCATCACCCTGGTAGTCGTCTCGGTCCTGCTCGGCTTTGCCGTGGGCATGCCGATGGGCGACATCATCAAGTCGTTCGAAGCCGGCGTTGGCGGCACCCTCGGCCATATCGCGCTGGTGATCGGCCTCGGCACCATGCTCGGCAAGATGATGGCCGAGTCCGGCGGCGCCGAGCGCATCGCGACCACGCTGATCGATTTCTTCGGCGAGAAAAACGTGCACTGGGCGATGGTCACCATCGCCTTTATCGTCGGCCTGCCGGTCTTCTTCGAAGTCGGCTTCGTGCTGCTGATCCCGATTGCCTTCAACGTCGCCAAGCGCACCGGCACGTCGATGGTGCTGGTCGGCATCCCGATGGTGGCCGGCCTGTCGGTCGTCCACGGCCTGATCCCGCCGCACCCGGCCGCTCTCCTGGCCGTGACGGCATACGGCGCGGATATCGGCAAGACCATCATGTACGCGCTGATCGTGGGCATCCCGACCGCGGCCATTGCCGGCCCGCTGTTCGCCAAGCTGATGGACCGCTACGTCAAGCTGCCCGACGTCAACCCGCTGGCCACGCAGTTCACCGAGGAAGACGAAGGCGTCAAGGCCTCGCACCAGCTGCCCGGCTTCGGCATTACGGTGTTCACCATCCTGCTGCCCGTGATCCTGATGCTGATCGGCAGCTGGGCCGACCTGTTCACCACGCCCAAGACCTTCGCCAACGATTTCCTCAAGCTGATCGGCAACTCGGTGATAGCGCTGTTGATCGCCGCTCTGGTGAGCTTCTACACCTTCGGCAAGGCACGCGGCTTCAACCGCGAGGCGATTCTCAAGTTCACCAACGAGTGCGTGGCGCCTACGGCCATCATCACGCTGGTGGTTGGCGCGGGTGGTGGCTTCGGCCGCATCCTGCGCGACTCGGGCGTGTCCAATGCCATCGTCGACGTGGCCACCAACGCCCACGTTTCGGTGCTGCTGCTGGGCTGGCTGGTGGCCGTGATGATCCGCATCGCCACCGGTTCGGCCACCGTGGCCATGACCACCGCCGCCGGCATCGTCGCCCCGATCGCCGCCAACGTGCCGGGAACTCGCCCCGAACTGCTGGTGCTGACCACCGGCGCCGGCTCGCTGATCCTGTCGCACGTGAACGACGGCGGCTTCTGGCTGGTCAAGGAGTACTTCAACATGACCGTGACCCAGACCTTCAAGACCTGGTCGGTCTGCGAGACCCTCATCTCGGTGGTCGCCCTGCTGCTGACCCTGGCGCTCGCCACCGTCGTCTGA
- a CDS encoding amino acid deaminase, with product MRETKYQAGVIDPLNKALGRLEAPLAPEDAGQTGWSLLQEELSLPAAVLYEERLSHNLEWMRRFMREYGVQLAPHGKTTMAPKLFARQLGAGAWGITLATAHQTAAAYAHGVRRVLMANQLVGRRNMEIIADLLRDPGFEFFSLVDSADLVDQLGAYFRKRGQTLQVLLELGVEGGRTGVRDAVQQADVLAALARWPDALSLAGVEIYEGVLKEEADIRRFLQRTVAVTREIAQQGRFGRSPVIMSGAGSAWYDVVAEEFARTDIGMPIEVVLRPGCYLTHDVGIYKAAQERILASNPVAQKMREGLLPALQLWAYVQSVPEPDRAIIGMGKRDAAFDAGMPIPAVIYRPGSAAPVAVPAHWEVTGMMDQHAYLQIHAGDDIRVGDMIAFDISHPCLTFDKWRHIPVLNGDMRVIDIVQTFF from the coding sequence ATGCGTGAAACAAAGTATCAGGCCGGTGTGATCGATCCGCTCAACAAGGCACTGGGCAGGCTGGAAGCCCCGCTTGCCCCCGAAGACGCCGGCCAGACCGGCTGGAGCCTGCTGCAGGAGGAGCTCAGCCTGCCAGCCGCGGTGCTTTACGAGGAGCGCCTGTCTCACAACCTGGAATGGATGCGCCGCTTCATGCGTGAGTACGGCGTGCAGCTTGCGCCGCATGGCAAGACGACCATGGCGCCCAAGCTGTTTGCGCGCCAGCTTGGCGCGGGCGCCTGGGGCATTACGCTGGCGACCGCGCACCAGACTGCCGCGGCCTACGCCCACGGGGTGCGCCGTGTGCTGATGGCCAACCAGCTGGTGGGCCGCCGCAATATGGAAATCATTGCCGACCTGCTGCGCGATCCTGGCTTCGAGTTCTTCTCGCTGGTCGATTCCGCGGACCTGGTGGACCAGCTCGGCGCGTATTTCCGCAAGCGCGGCCAGACGCTGCAGGTGCTGCTGGAGCTGGGTGTGGAGGGCGGACGCACCGGCGTGCGCGACGCCGTGCAGCAGGCAGATGTGCTGGCGGCGCTGGCGCGCTGGCCGGACGCGCTGTCGCTGGCGGGCGTGGAGATCTATGAAGGGGTATTGAAGGAAGAGGCCGATATCCGCCGTTTCCTGCAACGCACCGTGGCGGTCACCCGCGAGATCGCGCAGCAGGGCCGCTTTGGCCGCAGCCCGGTGATCATGTCGGGTGCCGGCTCGGCCTGGTACGACGTAGTGGCGGAAGAATTTGCCCGCACCGATATCGGCATGCCGATCGAGGTGGTGCTGCGCCCCGGCTGCTACCTGACGCATGATGTGGGCATCTACAAGGCCGCGCAGGAGCGCATCCTGGCGAGCAACCCGGTGGCACAGAAGATGCGCGAAGGCTTGCTGCCCGCGCTGCAGCTGTGGGCCTATGTGCAATCCGTGCCCGAGCCTGACCGGGCCATCATCGGCATGGGCAAGCGCGACGCGGCGTTCGACGCCGGCATGCCGATTCCGGCGGTGATCTACCGCCCGGGCAGCGCCGCGCCGGTGGCGGTGCCCGCGCACTGGGAAGTCACGGGCATGATGGACCAGCATGCATACCTGCAGATCCACGCGGGTGACGATATACGGGTCGGCGACATGATCGCCTTCGACATCTCGCACCCGTGCCTGACCTTCGACAAGTGGCGGCATATTCCCGTACTGAACGGCGACATGCGCGTCATCGACATTGTCCAGACTTTCTTCTGA
- a CDS encoding sugar kinase — MSIDILAYGEPLVEFNQQPDDPSRYLQGFGGDTSNFCIAAARQGATTGYISAVGADSFGERLMALWTSERVDTRHVRVDPSAPTGVYFVSHDNHGHRFDYLREGSAAARYHHEQLPLAAIAQARFLHLSGISLAISTSACDAGLAAMEHARKAGVKVSLDTNLRLRLWSLARARGIMREAFSLTDVCLPSWDDITVLTGLDDRDAIADYLLGCGVGLVALKLGEEGAYVATAESRTLVPPFAVTPVDATGAGDCFGGSFVARLAAGADPFEAARYANVAAALSTTGYGAVAPIPSAETVLARLAQSVSVIA; from the coding sequence ATGAGCATCGATATCCTGGCCTATGGCGAGCCGCTGGTGGAGTTCAACCAGCAGCCCGACGACCCGAGCCGCTACCTGCAGGGATTTGGCGGCGACACTTCGAACTTCTGCATCGCGGCCGCGCGGCAGGGCGCCACCACGGGCTACATCAGCGCGGTGGGTGCCGACAGCTTCGGCGAACGGCTGATGGCGCTGTGGACGAGCGAGCGCGTGGACACGCGCCACGTCCGCGTCGATCCCTCGGCGCCGACCGGCGTGTACTTCGTTAGCCATGACAACCATGGCCATCGCTTCGACTACCTGCGCGAAGGCTCCGCCGCGGCCCGCTACCATCACGAGCAGCTGCCGCTGGCCGCGATCGCGCAGGCCAGGTTCCTGCACCTGTCGGGCATCAGCCTGGCGATCAGCACAAGCGCCTGCGACGCTGGCCTGGCCGCTATGGAGCATGCGCGCAAGGCCGGCGTGAAGGTGTCGCTCGATACCAATCTGCGGCTGCGCCTGTGGTCGCTGGCGCGGGCGCGCGGCATCATGCGCGAGGCGTTCTCGCTCACGGATGTATGCCTGCCCAGCTGGGATGACATCACCGTGCTGACCGGACTCGATGACCGCGACGCGATCGCCGACTACCTGCTTGGCTGCGGCGTTGGCCTGGTGGCGCTCAAGCTCGGCGAAGAGGGCGCCTACGTGGCCACGGCCGAATCGCGCACGCTGGTGCCGCCGTTTGCCGTCACGCCTGTCGATGCCACGGGTGCTGGCGACTGCTTCGGTGGCAGCTTCGTCGCGCGGCTTGCCGCGGGCGCCGATCCGTTCGAGGCCGCGCGCTATGCGAACGTGGCCGCGGCGCTGTCCACCACGGGATATGGCGCGGTGGCGCCGATTCCTTCCGCGGAGACCGTGCTCGCCAGGCTGGCGCAGTCGGTGTCCGTGATTGCCTGA
- a CDS encoding ABC transporter substrate-binding protein, producing the protein MTFTLLQRAILACGALALLSTAAQAADPVRIGLIAPFSGSFADYGKQMEAGVKAYQSLHGDTVAGRKVQVIMKDTTGPVPDVAKRLAQELVVRDKVDILAGFGLTPEALAVAPVAEQAKKPMVIFNAASSVITTKSNYIARVSMTLPQISAPMATWAVKNNVRKVVTLVADYAPGIDAETAFKTNFIGGGGQVIESIRVPLRNPEFAPFIQRIKDAKPEAVFLFLPAGELGVAFMKGFRERGLAEAGIRVIATGDLTDDHVLPAMGDATLGVITSFHYSMAHDSRENKAFLSAYSAANPGAGRPNFMAVAAYDGMAAIYEALKQTNGATDGDKILGALKGMKIMSPRGPIMIDPATRDVVQTVYIRKVEKRGSELYNIEFDKFADVKDSGK; encoded by the coding sequence ATGACCTTCACGCTGTTGCAGCGCGCCATCCTGGCCTGCGGCGCCCTCGCCCTGCTGTCGACCGCGGCGCAGGCCGCCGACCCCGTCAGGATCGGCCTGATCGCGCCCTTTTCCGGCAGCTTCGCCGATTACGGCAAGCAGATGGAAGCCGGCGTGAAGGCCTACCAGTCGCTGCATGGCGATACCGTGGCGGGCCGCAAGGTGCAGGTCATCATGAAGGACACCACGGGACCGGTGCCCGACGTCGCCAAGCGCCTGGCGCAGGAGCTGGTGGTACGCGACAAGGTCGACATCCTGGCCGGCTTCGGCCTGACGCCGGAGGCCCTGGCGGTCGCGCCGGTTGCGGAACAGGCGAAGAAGCCGATGGTGATCTTCAACGCGGCCTCGTCGGTCATCACCACCAAGTCGAACTATATTGCGCGCGTGTCGATGACGCTGCCGCAGATTTCCGCGCCCATGGCCACCTGGGCCGTGAAGAACAATGTGCGCAAGGTGGTCACGCTGGTCGCCGATTACGCGCCCGGCATCGATGCGGAGACCGCGTTCAAGACCAACTTCATCGGTGGCGGCGGACAGGTGATCGAGTCCATCCGCGTGCCGCTGCGCAACCCGGAGTTCGCACCGTTCATCCAGCGCATCAAGGACGCGAAGCCTGAGGCGGTATTCCTGTTCCTGCCCGCCGGCGAACTGGGCGTGGCCTTCATGAAGGGCTTCCGCGAGCGCGGGCTGGCCGAGGCCGGCATCCGCGTGATCGCCACCGGCGACCTGACCGATGACCACGTGCTGCCCGCCATGGGCGACGCGACGCTAGGCGTGATCACCTCGTTCCACTATTCGATGGCGCACGACTCGCGCGAGAACAAGGCTTTCCTGAGCGCCTATTCCGCTGCGAATCCCGGCGCGGGCCGCCCGAACTTCATGGCTGTCGCGGCCTATGACGGCATGGCTGCCATCTACGAGGCACTGAAGCAGACCAACGGCGCGACCGATGGCGACAAGATCCTGGGCGCGCTCAAGGGCATGAAGATCATGAGCCCGCGCGGGCCGATCATGATCGACCCGGCCACGCGGGACGTCGTCCAGACCGTCTACATCCGCAAGGTGGAGAAGCGTGGCAGCGAGCTGTACAACATCGAGTTCGACAAGTTTGCCGACGTGAAGGACTCAGGCAAGTAA
- a CDS encoding MurR/RpiR family transcriptional regulator, with protein MTAPFDILTRIAERGPALRLAEQKVAQVVLEDLAGAAAASINELARKAGVSEASVTRFAKAIGCRDVRDLKLRLAQATAVGMRFLQPDGMPAPADTPATLADRIHADVLAALEVNRKLIDADRVEQAARLLLGARMVYAFGMGGGSSFMADEARHRLARLGQPVASYQDALLQKMVAATLSRDDVVLAFSASGSVPEMLASCDIAREYGATLVAVTALGSPLAARADVLLPVRTLETDFIFKPSASRYAMLLVLDVLATQCALLRQDQSKERLRRLKYVLDAHRGPGGENGHDDGAGPDGRQPLGD; from the coding sequence ATGACCGCGCCCTTCGATATCCTGACCCGCATCGCCGAGCGCGGCCCCGCGCTGCGCCTGGCCGAGCAGAAGGTGGCGCAAGTCGTTCTGGAAGACCTTGCCGGCGCGGCGGCCGCCAGCATCAACGAACTGGCGCGCAAGGCCGGCGTGAGCGAAGCCAGCGTGACGCGCTTTGCCAAGGCCATCGGCTGCCGCGATGTGCGCGACCTGAAGCTGCGGCTGGCGCAGGCCACCGCGGTGGGCATGCGCTTCCTGCAGCCGGACGGCATGCCGGCGCCTGCCGACACCCCGGCGACGCTGGCCGACCGCATCCATGCCGACGTGCTCGCCGCGCTCGAAGTCAACCGCAAGCTGATCGATGCCGACCGTGTCGAGCAGGCCGCGCGCCTGTTGCTGGGCGCACGCATGGTCTACGCTTTTGGCATGGGCGGCGGCTCGTCCTTCATGGCTGACGAGGCGCGCCACCGCCTGGCGCGGCTGGGCCAGCCCGTGGCCAGCTACCAGGACGCGCTGCTGCAGAAGATGGTGGCGGCAACGCTCAGCCGCGACGACGTGGTGCTCGCGTTTTCGGCGAGCGGCAGCGTGCCGGAGATGCTGGCGAGCTGCGATATCGCGCGCGAATACGGCGCCACGCTCGTGGCCGTGACCGCGCTCGGGTCGCCGCTGGCCGCGCGCGCCGACGTGCTGCTGCCCGTGCGCACGCTCGAGACCGACTTCATCTTCAAGCCGTCGGCCTCGCGCTACGCCATGCTGCTGGTGCTGGACGTGCTGGCCACGCAGTGCGCGCTGCTGCGCCAGGACCAGAGCAAGGAACGGCTGCGCCGCCTGAAATACGTGCTCGACGCCCACCGCGGCCCCGGCGGCGAGAACGGGCACGACGACGGCGCCGGCCCGGACGGCCGCCAGCCGCTGGGAGACTGA